A genome region from Anolis carolinensis isolate JA03-04 chromosome 6, rAnoCar3.1.pri, whole genome shotgun sequence includes the following:
- the tmem95 gene encoding sperm-egg fusion protein TMEM95 gives MAGSVPPPNVGVSLQFLAPMLLILAHFGVPRQAEGCLHCGAEFKNLRARYVRLCAQFQKQHPRANCTKYPWGRKAVQGFALDEASLDILLEKTHRVFRVIEINQSLVDFPRFWNWLHEIKLPEKSREALCPPTCQASTSIFNCSTCRRAEIPCWDSKTCYPQRKGLIRVVMIVGSVSASCFVLGLVSCALEFWLRPEIRTQ, from the exons ATGGCTGGCTCTGTGCCGCCCCCCAATGTGGGGGTCTCCTTGCAATTTCTGGCCCCGATGCTCCTAATCCTGGCCCACTTTGGGGTCCCCCGGCAAGCAGAGGGCTGCCTGCATTGCGGGGCCGAGTTCAAGAACCTGCGGGCCCGCTACGTCCGCCTCTGCGCCCAGTTCCAGAAGCAACACCCCCGGGCCAACTGCACCAAATACCCCTGGGGAAGGAAGGCCGTCCAAGGCTTCGCTTTAG ATGAGGCCTCCCTGGATATTTTACTGGAAAAAACGCACCGGGTCTTTAGAGTTATTG AAATAAACCAAAGTCTCGTTGACTTTCCAAGGTTTTGGAATTGGCTGCACGAAATCAAATTGCCGGAGAAGAGCAGAGAAG CTCTGTGTCCTCCTACTTGCC AGGCATCCACCTCCATCTTCAACTGCTCCACCTGTCGCCGGGCGGAAATACCTTGCTGGGATTCGAAAACCTGCTACCCAC AGCGAAAAGGCCTGATCAGGGTGGTCATGATCGTGGGATCCGTTTCCGCTTCCTGCTTTGTCCTCGGATTGGTTTCATGCGCTTTGGA GTTTTGGCTCCGTCCGGAGATCAGGACGCAATGA
- the kctd11 gene encoding BTB/POZ domain-containing protein KCTD11: MPGSCDSVVRLGGLVTLNVGGKLYSTTLETLTRFPDSMLGAMFRGPQPALTDSRGNYFIDRDGKAFRHVLNFLRFGRLDLPEGYAELSLLRAEADFYQIRPLLEAVRQVEIERWRQRTNAVLHADVDLRHRRLHYNVRRGPQNYELDSCSLEIFTANVFCTDRHFLAILRRRLGQQTDVNQDPERVHIESTDSRPPSQDSVDVKPDSELWKQQPDRSITIDESRLIPDTSMDDDDDMMSGYSGSTVCHHLSFEWAPCPPQLPATEYAKQKLCPLVVSGGTEIRTTHQFLEEVLKVALAHGFRVDSVFPDPADILNARSLRFVRH, translated from the coding sequence ATGCCGGGCAGCTGCGACTCGGTGGTCCGCCTAGGCGGCCTGGTGACCCTAAACGTGGGGGGCAAGCTGTACAGCACCACCTTGGAGACCCTGACCCGCTTCCCGGACTCCATGCTGGGTGCCATGTTCCGGGGCCCGCAGCCGGCGCTGACCGACAGCCGCGGCAACTACTTCATCGACCGCGACGGCAAGGCCTTCCGCCACGTCCTGAACTTCCTCCGCTTTGGGCGCCTGGACCTCCCCGAGGGCTACGCCGAGCTCTCCCTCTTGCGGGCCGAGGCCGACTTCTACCAGATCCGCCCGCTGCTCGAGGCCGTGCGGCAAGTCGAAATCGAGCGGTGGCGGCAAAGAACCAACGCCGTCTTGCACGCCGACGTCGACCTCCGCCACCGCCGGCTGCACTACAACGTCCGCCGCGGGCCGCAGAATTACGAGCTGGACTCTTGCTCCTTGGAAATCTTCACCGCCAACGTTTTCTGCACCGACCGACATTTTCTCGCCATTCTGCGCAGGCGATTGGGACAACAAACTGATGTCAACCAAGACCCCGAAAGGGTTCACATTGAATCAACGGATTCCAGGCCACCGAGTCAAGATTCGGTGGATGTCAAACCCGACTCAGAGCTTTGGAAGCAGCAACCAGACCGTTCAATCACCATTGATGAGTCAAGACTCATCCCAGACACTTCCATGGACGATGATGATGACATGATGTCAGGCTATTCGGGCAGCACCGTGTGCCACCATCTCAGCTTCGAATGGGCGCCCTGCCCGCCCCAGCTGCCGGCCACGGAATACGCCAAGCAAAAGCTCTGTCCGCTCGTTGTCTCCGGCGGCACAGAGATCAGGACTACCCACCAATTCCTGGAGGAGGTCCTGAAAGTGGCCCTGGCCCACGGCTTCCGGGTGGATTCCGTCTTCCCCGACCCGGCCGACATCCTCAATGCCCGCTCCTTGCGGTTCGTGCGGCATTGA